A single genomic interval of Paralichthys olivaceus isolate ysfri-2021 chromosome 7, ASM2471397v2, whole genome shotgun sequence harbors:
- the LOC109624218 gene encoding transcription factor Maf: MASELAMSNSDLPTSPLAMEYVNDFDLMKFEVKKEPVEPDRSISQCSRLVAGGSLSSTPMSTPCSSVPPSPSFSAPSPGSGSEQKAHLEDFYWMTGYQQQLNPEALGFSPEDAVEALISSSHQLQTFDGYARGQQFGGAAGAGGAMAGEEMGSAAAVVSAVIAAAAAQNGAPHLHHHHHHHHHTGAHHPSSGSQSGGGAGGNHQHMRMEDRFSDEQLVTMSVRELNRQLRGVSKEEVIRLKQKRRTLKNRGYAQSCRYKRVQQRHVLEGEKTQLIQQVDHLKQEISRLARERDAYKEKYEKLISTGFRENGGSSSDNNPSSPEFFMTSRKFLHL; encoded by the exons ATGGCATCAGAACTGGCAATGAGCAACTCCGACCTGCCCACCAGTCCCCTGGCCATGGAATATGTTAATGACTTCGATCTGATGAAGTTTGAAGTGAAAAAGGAGCCGGTGGAGCCCGATCGCAGCATCAGCCAGTGCAGCCGCCTGGTCGCCGGGGGATCCCTATCTTCCACCCCGATGAGCACGCCTTGCAGCTCGGTTCCCCCCTCTCCAAGCTTCTCGGCGCCCAGTCCGGGATCAGGGAGCGAACAGAAGGCGCACTTGGAGGATTTCTACTGGATGACCGGGTACCAACAGCAGTTGAACCCCGAGGCTCTGGGCTTTAGCCCGGAGGACGCCGTAGAGGCGCTGATCAGCAGCAGTCACCAGCTCCAGACCTTCGATGGCTATGCCAGGGGGCAGCAGTTCGGCGGCGCAGCCGGGGCAGGAGGCGCCATGGCCGGGGAAGAGATGGGATCAGCGGCCGCCGTGGTGTCCGCGGTCATCGCTGCAGCCGCAGCTCAGAACGGGGCTCCACatctccatcaccaccatcaccaccaccaccacacaggGGCTCACCACCCGTCCTCCGGGTCTCAGTCCGGCGGCGGCGCGGGGGGAAACCACCAGCACATGCGCATGGAGGATCGGTTCTCGGACGAGCAGCTGGTGACCATGTCGGTGCGGGAATTGAACCGGCAGCTCCGGGGGGTCAGCAAGGAAGAGGTGATCCGTCTGAAACAGAAGAGGCGGACATTAAAGAACAGGGGCTATGCCCAGTCCTGCCGGTACAAGCGGGTCCAGCAGCGGCACGTCTTGGAGGGGGAGAAGACGCAGCTCATCCAGCAGGTGGACCACCTCAAGCAGGAGATCTCCCGGCTGGCCAGGGAGAGGGACGCCTACAAGGAGAAATACGAGAAGCTCATCAGCACCGGCTTCAGAGAAAACGGAGGATCCAGCAGCGACAACAACCCGTCATCCCCGGAGTTTTTCAT GACGTCAAGAAAATTCCTCCATCTGTGA